Proteins found in one Pristiophorus japonicus isolate sPriJap1 chromosome 25, sPriJap1.hap1, whole genome shotgun sequence genomic segment:
- the LOC139238083 gene encoding probable G-protein coupled receptor 139, translating to MHQTVRLARKICYMIIAVTGVPVNLVAIVVLSRGMCGLSTCTTRYLVAMAAADLLVVITAVILYRISWYYFPGSFLDITPVCTVIRLLSCVATDCSVWFTVTFTFDRFVAICWQKLKTKYCTGRTVAVVLAKSCILLSSKNIPHYFTIVPRYIIDNVQWFCLSMPAYYTDPGWVGFDWFDTVLTPLLPFAVILLLNALTVRHILVASRVRKGLRGECKGENGSDPEMESRRKSVILLFTISGSFILLWLIFVIEFLYYSIAGIIPTDYNVSLYTFRQVGYLLRNLSCCTNTFIYGVTQSKFREQLKSAGKYPLTSIIQLINKQNN from the coding sequence tgaatttagtggcgattgtggtcctgtcccggggaatgtgcgggctgtccacctgcaccactcgctacctggtggccatggcagcggcggatctactggtggtcatcACTGCGGTCATACTGTACCGGATCAGTTGGTATTATTTCCCGGGATCTTTCCTGGATATCACCCCTGTGTGTACTGTTATACGTCTCCTGTCCTGtgtagccacagactgttctgtctggttcaccgtcactttcacctttgatcgatttgtggccatttgttggcagaagctgaaaaccaaatattgcaccgggagaactgtGGCTGTGGTTTTGGCAAAaagctgcattctgctctcttCAAAAAACATTCCTCACTACTTTACAATTGTACCTAGatatataatcgacaatgttcAGTGGTTCTGTTTGTCAATGCCAGCCTATTATACTGATCCCGGATGGGtgggatttgactggtttgataCGGTATTAAcaccactgctcccattcgctgtaattttgttgctcaacgctctgacagttagacacattttagtggccagtcgagtccggaagggactgaggggtgagtgcaagggggagaatggcagtgacccagagatggagagcaggaggaaatctgtcattttactcttcaccatatccggcagcttcatactgctgtggctgatatTTGTTATAGAATTCTTATATTATAGCATTGCAGGAATAATTCCCACTGATTACAATGTTTCTTTATATACCTTTCGACAAGTCGGATATCTACTGCggaatttaagttgctgcacaaacacatttatttacggggtgacccagtccaagttcagagagcagttgaagagcgcggGGAAATATCCACttacctcaattatacaattaattaataaacagaacaacTGA